Within Micromonospora parathelypteridis, the genomic segment CGGATCAGCGTCCGGGTGCACGGCGACACCGCGGTGCTCGCCGGTCTGGTGCACTCGATGCCCGAACGGGCCGAGGTCGAGCAGGTGGCCTGGTCCGCCCCCGGTATCCGGGAGGTCCAGAACCACATCGCGGTCGCCCCGGTGCTGCGCTGAGCGAGCGCGAAACCACCCGGGGCGGGTGAGCCGACCTCACCCACCCCGGGAGCAGGCTGGTGGCATGAGTGATCCGAACGGGCTGATCCAACCGGGGCGTCCCGCGCCCGGTTTCACCCTGCCGGCCACCCCGGACGGGGGCCCGATTGGGCCCGAGCAGTTCCGTGGCCAGCCGGTCGTGCTCGCCTTCTATCCCGCCGACTGGAGCCCGGTCTGCGGCGACCAGATGTCGCTCTACCAGTCGGCGGCACCCGTCTTCGCCCAGTACAAGGCGGTGGTGCTCGGCGTCTCGGTGGACAGCATCTGGTCCCACCGGGCGTTCGCGGAGAGCCGGGGTATCGAGTTTCCACTACTGGCCGACTTCGAGCCGAAGGGTGAGGTCGCCCGCCGCTACGGCGCGTACAACGCGCAGGGTGAGGCGGACCGCGCGCTGGTGGTGCTCGACCCGACGGGCAAGGTGACCTGGAGTTACCTCTCCCCGCCTGACGTCAACCCGGGCGCAGA encodes:
- a CDS encoding redoxin domain-containing protein; translation: MSDPNGLIQPGRPAPGFTLPATPDGGPIGPEQFRGQPVVLAFYPADWSPVCGDQMSLYQSAAPVFAQYKAVVLGVSVDSIWSHRAFAESRGIEFPLLADFEPKGEVARRYGAYNAQGEADRALVVLDPTGKVTWSYLSPPDVNPGADGIFDALDQLAADRKVMAG